A stretch of Castanea sativa cultivar Marrone di Chiusa Pesio chromosome 2, ASM4071231v1 DNA encodes these proteins:
- the LOC142624503 gene encoding uncharacterized protein LOC142624503 isoform X3, translated as MDKVSSDCPYPGCFFCVMKEGNPSKRRASILKFFRELPSQDDDGQVLPISGLWNTAMAHPNDQEFIDLGIFECMAALIWKGLKNRRWLAHDQNIYIPYYAAHIIGSYTMNMEEFADSAVHAGVIPPLVELLSGRLTWVEQRVAVRALGHLATYSSTFPALASHGEILELSIQLAMSSLEIVYSHFYQYVDRRLSYHCDLLTRGMGGVEMESRKAEEWASQLQCWSLQLINCFAFKPEFLQTICKSEFLIKLPGMWGGLVNENSPAGIGLLRTICHHKLGRGPVASCTGIIEALCNIARSSDDWQYMAIDCLLWLLQDPSTCHKVIDKAVPALVDLAEISALGDHKKLGDTIVSVLQECIQSQGNGRNSLSNRTKEQIEELLNSRQRLKWEKSMPKEDLHIKQAAALVVKLEGNSLFSSGNISGAASKYSEALALCPMRSKKERVVLYSNRAQCYLLLQQPLFAISDATRALCLHNPLNRHAKSLWRRAQAYDMLGLAKESLLDAILFINECSQSNDPDLSLRQNKVPDYAERLVKKQMRAAWLFREAAIKHGGVHCEGDAGDMYGRETDDSEWETASESDIGNDGRDEMGDDDDDDSEWKNEDERKDKYDKPSIKEP; from the exons ATGGATAAAGTGTCATCTGACTGTCCGTATCCAGGTTGCTTCTTCTGTGTCATGAAGGAAGGAAATCCGAGCAAGCGCAGAGCAAGTATACTGAAATTTTTTAGAGAACTTCCTTCACAGGATGATGATGGTCAGGTTCTCCCAATCAGTGGTCTTTGGAATACTGCCATGGCACACCCAAATGACCAGGAGTTTATTGATTTGGGAATATTTGAATGCATGGCTGCACTCATATGGAAGGGCCTAAAAAATCGCCGTTGGCTTGCTCATGACCAAAACATATACATTCCATACTATGCAGCCCATATAATTGGATCCTACACCATGAACATGGAAGAATTTGCAGATAGTGCTGTTCATGCTGGAGTGATCCCTCCATTGGTTGAACTTCTAAGTGGGAGGTTAACTTGGGTTGAACAAAGAGTAGCAGTTCGAGCTTTAGGACACTTGGCTACATATTCCAGCACTTTTCCTGCTTTAGCAAGTCATGGTGAGATTCTGGAGCTTTCCATTCAGCTAGCAATGAGTTCCCTAGAAATAGTTTACTCACATTTTTACCAGTATGTTGATAGAAGGCTAAGTTATCACTGTGATCTGCTTACCCGTGGCATGGGTGGTGTTGAAATGGAGTCCAGAAAGGCAGAGGAATGGGCTAGTCAGTTACAGTGCTGGTCCCTTCAGCTCATCAATTGCTTTGCTTTTAAACCTGAATTTCTTCAGACTATATGCAAGTCTGAATTCTTAATAAAGCTACCAGGAATGTGGGGTGGACTTGTTAATGAAAATTCTCCTGCTGGTATTGGTTTATTAAGAACAATCTGCCATCATAAGCTGGGCAGGGGACCTGTTGCTAGTTGTACTGGCATTATAGAAGCATTATGCAATATTGCTCGATCGTCAGATGATTGGCAATATATGGCCATTGATTGTCTTCTATGGTTGCTACAAGACCCAAGTACTTGTCATAAG GTTATCGATAAGGCGGTACCAGCACTTGTAGATCTTGCAGAGATATCAGCTCTAGGTGATCACAAGAAGCTTGGTGATACCATTGTATCTGTTCTTCAGGAATGCATCCAATCACAAGGGAATGGACGTAACTCTCTCAGCAACCGCACAAAAGAACAGATCGAGGAACTACTAAATTCTAGGCAGAGATTGAAATGGGAAAAGAGCATGCCAAAGGAGGATCTCCACATTAAACAGGCAGCAGCCCTAGTGGTCAAGCTTGAAGGAAATTCCCTTTTTTCATCAGGTAATATATCTGGAGCTGCATCGAAGTACTCAGAAGCATTGGCATTGTGTCCAATGAGAtccaagaaagagagagtggTTTTATACAGTAATCGAGCTCAGTGTTATCTTCTGTTGCAACAACCTTTGTTTGCCATAAGTGATGCTACACGTGCTCTTTGTCTTCACAATCCTCTTAACCGTCATGCCAAAAGTTTATGGAGAAGGGCTCAGGCTTATGATATGCTGGGTTTAGCTAAGGAGAGTTTGTTAGATGCCATTCTGTTCATAAATGAGTGCTCGCAATCCAATGACCCTGATCTGTCATTGAGGCAAAATAAGGTTCCTGACTATGCTGAACGATTAGTGAAGAAGCAGATGCGTGCAGCTTGGTTATTCAGGGAGGCAGCTATCAAACATGGGGGTGTCCATTGTGAGGGTGATGCTGGTGACATGTATGGCCGAGAGACTGATGATTCTGAGTGGGAGACAGCTAGTGAAAGTGATATTGGAAATGATGGAAGAGATGAGAtgggtgatgatgatgatgatgacagtGAATGGAAGAATGAggacgagaggaaagataaaTATGATAAACCCTCAATAAAAG
- the LOC142624503 gene encoding uncharacterized protein LOC142624503 isoform X2 gives MDKVSSDCPYPGCFFCVMKEGNPSKRRASILKFFRELPSQDDDGQVLPISGLWNTAMAHPNDQEFIDLGIFECMAALIWKGLKNRRWLAHDQNIYIPYYAAHIIGSYTMNMEEFADSAVHAGVIPPLVELLSGRLTWVEQRVAVRALGHLATYSSTFPALASHGEILELSIQLAMSSLEIVYSHFYQYVDRRLSYHCDLLTRGMGGVEMESRKAEEWASQLQCWSLQLINCFAFKPEFLQTICKSEFLIKLPGMWGGLVNENSPAGIGLLRTICHHKLGRGPVASCTGIIEALCNIARSSDDWQYMAIDCLLWLLQDPSTCHKVIDKAVPALVDLAEISALGDHKKLGDTIVSVLQECIQSQGNGRNSLSNRTKEQIEELLNSRQRLKWEKSMPKEDLHIKQAAALVVKLEGNSLFSSGNISGAASKYSEALALCPMRSKKERVVLYSNRAQCYLLLQQPLFAISDATRALCLHNPLNRHAKSLWRRAQAYDMLGLAKESLLDAILFINECSQSNDPDLSLRQNKVPDYAERLVKKQMRAAWLFREAAIKHGGVHCEGDAGDMYGRETDDSEWETASESDIGNDGRDEMGDDDDDDSEWKNEDERKDKYDKPSIKACGG, from the exons ATGGATAAAGTGTCATCTGACTGTCCGTATCCAGGTTGCTTCTTCTGTGTCATGAAGGAAGGAAATCCGAGCAAGCGCAGAGCAAGTATACTGAAATTTTTTAGAGAACTTCCTTCACAGGATGATGATGGTCAGGTTCTCCCAATCAGTGGTCTTTGGAATACTGCCATGGCACACCCAAATGACCAGGAGTTTATTGATTTGGGAATATTTGAATGCATGGCTGCACTCATATGGAAGGGCCTAAAAAATCGCCGTTGGCTTGCTCATGACCAAAACATATACATTCCATACTATGCAGCCCATATAATTGGATCCTACACCATGAACATGGAAGAATTTGCAGATAGTGCTGTTCATGCTGGAGTGATCCCTCCATTGGTTGAACTTCTAAGTGGGAGGTTAACTTGGGTTGAACAAAGAGTAGCAGTTCGAGCTTTAGGACACTTGGCTACATATTCCAGCACTTTTCCTGCTTTAGCAAGTCATGGTGAGATTCTGGAGCTTTCCATTCAGCTAGCAATGAGTTCCCTAGAAATAGTTTACTCACATTTTTACCAGTATGTTGATAGAAGGCTAAGTTATCACTGTGATCTGCTTACCCGTGGCATGGGTGGTGTTGAAATGGAGTCCAGAAAGGCAGAGGAATGGGCTAGTCAGTTACAGTGCTGGTCCCTTCAGCTCATCAATTGCTTTGCTTTTAAACCTGAATTTCTTCAGACTATATGCAAGTCTGAATTCTTAATAAAGCTACCAGGAATGTGGGGTGGACTTGTTAATGAAAATTCTCCTGCTGGTATTGGTTTATTAAGAACAATCTGCCATCATAAGCTGGGCAGGGGACCTGTTGCTAGTTGTACTGGCATTATAGAAGCATTATGCAATATTGCTCGATCGTCAGATGATTGGCAATATATGGCCATTGATTGTCTTCTATGGTTGCTACAAGACCCAAGTACTTGTCATAAG GTTATCGATAAGGCGGTACCAGCACTTGTAGATCTTGCAGAGATATCAGCTCTAGGTGATCACAAGAAGCTTGGTGATACCATTGTATCTGTTCTTCAGGAATGCATCCAATCACAAGGGAATGGACGTAACTCTCTCAGCAACCGCACAAAAGAACAGATCGAGGAACTACTAAATTCTAGGCAGAGATTGAAATGGGAAAAGAGCATGCCAAAGGAGGATCTCCACATTAAACAGGCAGCAGCCCTAGTGGTCAAGCTTGAAGGAAATTCCCTTTTTTCATCAGGTAATATATCTGGAGCTGCATCGAAGTACTCAGAAGCATTGGCATTGTGTCCAATGAGAtccaagaaagagagagtggTTTTATACAGTAATCGAGCTCAGTGTTATCTTCTGTTGCAACAACCTTTGTTTGCCATAAGTGATGCTACACGTGCTCTTTGTCTTCACAATCCTCTTAACCGTCATGCCAAAAGTTTATGGAGAAGGGCTCAGGCTTATGATATGCTGGGTTTAGCTAAGGAGAGTTTGTTAGATGCCATTCTGTTCATAAATGAGTGCTCGCAATCCAATGACCCTGATCTGTCATTGAGGCAAAATAAGGTTCCTGACTATGCTGAACGATTAGTGAAGAAGCAGATGCGTGCAGCTTGGTTATTCAGGGAGGCAGCTATCAAACATGGGGGTGTCCATTGTGAGGGTGATGCTGGTGACATGTATGGCCGAGAGACTGATGATTCTGAGTGGGAGACAGCTAGTGAAAGTGATATTGGAAATGATGGAAGAGATGAGAtgggtgatgatgatgatgatgacagtGAATGGAAGAATGAggacgagaggaaagataaaTATGATAAACCCTCAATAAAAG
- the LOC142624503 gene encoding uncharacterized protein LOC142624503 isoform X1 has product MDKVSSDCPYPGCFFCVMKEGNPSKRRASILKFFRELPSQDDDGQVLPISGLWNTAMAHPNDQEFIDLGIFECMAALIWKGLKNRRWLAHDQNIYIPYYAAHIIGSYTMNMEEFADSAVHAGVIPPLVELLSGRLTWVEQRVAVRALGHLATYSSTFPALASHGEILELSIQLAMSSLEIVYSHFYQYVDRRLSYHCDLLTRGMGGVEMESRKAEEWASQLQCWSLQLINCFAFKPEFLQTICKSEFLIKLPGMWGGLVNENSPAGIGLLRTICHHKLGRGPVASCTGIIEALCNIARSSDDWQYMAIDCLLWLLQDPSTCHKVIDKAVPALVDLAEISALGDHKKLGDTIVSVLQECIQSQGNGRNSLSNRTKEQIEELLNSRQRLKWEKSMPKEDLHIKQAAALVVKLEGNSLFSSGNISGAASKYSEALALCPMRSKKERVVLYSNRAQCYLLLQQPLFAISDATRALCLHNPLNRHAKSLWRRAQAYDMLGLAKESLLDAILFINECSQSNDPDLSLRQNKVPDYAERLVKKQMRAAWLFREAAIKHGGVHCEGDAGDMYGRETDDSEWETASESDIGNDGRDEMGDDDDDDSEWKNEDERKDKYDKPSIKDIKHGYNVQLAEDEP; this is encoded by the exons ATGGATAAAGTGTCATCTGACTGTCCGTATCCAGGTTGCTTCTTCTGTGTCATGAAGGAAGGAAATCCGAGCAAGCGCAGAGCAAGTATACTGAAATTTTTTAGAGAACTTCCTTCACAGGATGATGATGGTCAGGTTCTCCCAATCAGTGGTCTTTGGAATACTGCCATGGCACACCCAAATGACCAGGAGTTTATTGATTTGGGAATATTTGAATGCATGGCTGCACTCATATGGAAGGGCCTAAAAAATCGCCGTTGGCTTGCTCATGACCAAAACATATACATTCCATACTATGCAGCCCATATAATTGGATCCTACACCATGAACATGGAAGAATTTGCAGATAGTGCTGTTCATGCTGGAGTGATCCCTCCATTGGTTGAACTTCTAAGTGGGAGGTTAACTTGGGTTGAACAAAGAGTAGCAGTTCGAGCTTTAGGACACTTGGCTACATATTCCAGCACTTTTCCTGCTTTAGCAAGTCATGGTGAGATTCTGGAGCTTTCCATTCAGCTAGCAATGAGTTCCCTAGAAATAGTTTACTCACATTTTTACCAGTATGTTGATAGAAGGCTAAGTTATCACTGTGATCTGCTTACCCGTGGCATGGGTGGTGTTGAAATGGAGTCCAGAAAGGCAGAGGAATGGGCTAGTCAGTTACAGTGCTGGTCCCTTCAGCTCATCAATTGCTTTGCTTTTAAACCTGAATTTCTTCAGACTATATGCAAGTCTGAATTCTTAATAAAGCTACCAGGAATGTGGGGTGGACTTGTTAATGAAAATTCTCCTGCTGGTATTGGTTTATTAAGAACAATCTGCCATCATAAGCTGGGCAGGGGACCTGTTGCTAGTTGTACTGGCATTATAGAAGCATTATGCAATATTGCTCGATCGTCAGATGATTGGCAATATATGGCCATTGATTGTCTTCTATGGTTGCTACAAGACCCAAGTACTTGTCATAAG GTTATCGATAAGGCGGTACCAGCACTTGTAGATCTTGCAGAGATATCAGCTCTAGGTGATCACAAGAAGCTTGGTGATACCATTGTATCTGTTCTTCAGGAATGCATCCAATCACAAGGGAATGGACGTAACTCTCTCAGCAACCGCACAAAAGAACAGATCGAGGAACTACTAAATTCTAGGCAGAGATTGAAATGGGAAAAGAGCATGCCAAAGGAGGATCTCCACATTAAACAGGCAGCAGCCCTAGTGGTCAAGCTTGAAGGAAATTCCCTTTTTTCATCAGGTAATATATCTGGAGCTGCATCGAAGTACTCAGAAGCATTGGCATTGTGTCCAATGAGAtccaagaaagagagagtggTTTTATACAGTAATCGAGCTCAGTGTTATCTTCTGTTGCAACAACCTTTGTTTGCCATAAGTGATGCTACACGTGCTCTTTGTCTTCACAATCCTCTTAACCGTCATGCCAAAAGTTTATGGAGAAGGGCTCAGGCTTATGATATGCTGGGTTTAGCTAAGGAGAGTTTGTTAGATGCCATTCTGTTCATAAATGAGTGCTCGCAATCCAATGACCCTGATCTGTCATTGAGGCAAAATAAGGTTCCTGACTATGCTGAACGATTAGTGAAGAAGCAGATGCGTGCAGCTTGGTTATTCAGGGAGGCAGCTATCAAACATGGGGGTGTCCATTGTGAGGGTGATGCTGGTGACATGTATGGCCGAGAGACTGATGATTCTGAGTGGGAGACAGCTAGTGAAAGTGATATTGGAAATGATGGAAGAGATGAGAtgggtgatgatgatgatgatgacagtGAATGGAAGAATGAggacgagaggaaagataaaTATGATAAACCCTCAATAAAAG